One Flavobacteriales bacterium genomic window carries:
- a CDS encoding gluconate 2-dehydrogenase subunit 3 family protein — translation MKRRSAIFIILMGSLSAGILTYTGINFHKLNRKNNLLKLSNYEKMLAELVNLILPRTNTPGAEDAQVHLFIILMVEE, via the coding sequence ATGAAAAGAAGGAGCGCGATTTTTATAATCCTAATGGGTAGTTTAAGTGCCGGTATTTTGACTTATACTGGTATTAACTTTCATAAATTGAATAGAAAAAACAATCTGCTAAAACTTTCTAATTATGAGAAAATGTTGGCAGAATTGGTTAATCTAATACTGCCTCGAACTAACACTCCAGGCGCAGAAGATGCCCAAGTGCATCTTTTTATCATTCTAATGGTTGAAGAAT